A window of Cryptomeria japonica chromosome 3, Sugi_1.0, whole genome shotgun sequence contains these coding sequences:
- the LOC131065628 gene encoding transcription elongation factor TFIIS-like produces the protein MVSKAVERELVELFEIAMEAADRVAHSKGPPKGEEQRCLDALKALRSVPVNTSILLSTGIGKKLRIITRHPIEDIRTQATELFEVWKKIVSSEINDTNENQTSKSQAKKPIKKPSNSEYKISSQDESSSRETKPKYEKTERIESSNARVERKKNLEKDTATKPERGEASKSSVDKKFKGGEDKTKATVEKRKYQEEENEIPRWEKERIGINGKPEEDRMPNFDKKRKLKENRIPICDGPELIEARVDKNLKIEEDRIPNDPPQRPINFPKCNDPPRDKYRELVANALNRVYSEADGDDLERANKCDPGNVADKVETALFKKLGNKDGPQKMKYRSIFFNMNDQRNPDFRRRVLLGEVEPERLYNISADEMASDELRLKRQRIKDKALFDCERGISQSATTDQFKCGKCGQRKTSYYQMQTRSADEPMTTFVTCVNCNNHWKFC, from the coding sequence ATGGTTTCAAAAGCAGTTGAAAGGGAGTTAGTTGAACTGTTTGAGATAGCAATGGAGGCTGCAGATAGAGTAGCCCACAGTAAGGGACCTCCCAAAGGAGAAGAGCAAAGATGTCTTGATGCCCTAAAAGCCCTTCGTTCTGTTCCTGTAAATACCAGTATTCTCTTGTCTACAGGGATTGGGAAGAAACTCAGAATTATTACAAGGCACCCCATAGAGGATATTAGAACTCAAGCCACGGAATTATTTGAAGTATGGAAGAAAATTGTTTCCTCAGAAATTAATGATACTAATGAAAACCAAACTTCTAAGTCTCAAGCCAAGAAACCCATTAAGAAACCTTCAAATTCTGAATATAAAATTTCTTCCCAGGATGAAAGCTCTTCCAGGGAAACAAAACCCAAGTATGAGAAGACTGAAAGGATAGAGTCTTCAAATGCCAGAGTTGAGAGGAAGAAAAACTTGGAAAAAGATACAGCAACTAaacctgaaagaggagaggcttcAAAGTCAAGTGTTGATAAGAAATTTAAGGGAGGAGAAGATAAAACAAAGGCTACAGTGGAGAAGAGAAAATATCAGGAAGAAGAAAATGAAATACCCAGATGGGAAAAGGAAAGGATTGGTATCAATGGTAAGCCAGAAGAAGATAGAATGCCgaattttgataagaaacgcaaGCTAAAAGAAAATAGAATACCCATTTGTGATGGTCCAGAGTTGATAGAGGCTAGGGTTGATAAGAATCTTAAgatagaagaagatagaattccAAATGACCCCCCTCAAAGGCCTATAAATTTTCCCAAGTGCAATGATCCACCTAGAGATAAATACAGGGAGCTTGTAGCAAATGCTTTAAATAGAGTTTATAGTGAAGCTGATGGGGACGACTTGGAAAGGGCAAATAAATGTGACCCTGGTAATGTTGCAGATAAAGTTGAAACAGCATTATTTAAGAAGCTGGGCAATAAAGATGGGCCTCAAAAGATGAAGTATAGGTCAATATTTTTCAACATGAATGACCAAAGGAACCCTGACTTTAGAAGGAGGGTTCTCTTAGGGGAAGTGGAGCCTGAGAGACTCTATAACATATCAGCAGATGAAATGGCCAGTGATGAACTGAGATTGAAGAGGCAAAGGATTAAAGATAAAGCTCTTTTTGATTGTGAAAGAGGAATCAGTCAAAGTGCTACAACAGATCAGTTTAAGTGTGGTAAATGTGGGCAAAGGAAGACTAGTTATTATCAGATGCAAACAAGAAGTGCAGATGAACCTATGACTACTTTTGTCACTTGTGTAAACTGTAATAACCATTGGAAATTCTGCTGA